One window from the genome of Enterobacteriaceae bacterium Kacie_13 encodes:
- a CDS encoding ABC transporter permease subunit — protein MTFWTLIRQRCWGLVLVMIGVCVITFIISHMIPGDPARLLAGDRASNEMVDHIRQQLGLDQPLYVQFFRYVSDLLHGDLGTSIRTGRPVLEDLKAFFPATLELAFTALFLAIVLGIPLGVLSAVYQNKFPDHLVRLLSVLGISTPAFWLGLGVIILFYGHLNLLPGGGRLDDWLDPPANITGFYVLDSLLTGNWETFWNSLQHLAMPALTLAFVHMGIVARQIRSAMLEQLNEDYIRTARANGLSRWRVILSHALPNALIPSVTVLGLAMGDLLYGAVLTETVFAWPGMGAYVVNSIQALDFPAVMGFAVVVSFAYVIVNLCVDLLYVWIDPRIGREG, from the coding sequence ATGACTTTTTGGACACTGATCCGCCAGCGATGCTGGGGGCTGGTTTTGGTGATGATAGGGGTATGCGTTATTACCTTTATCATCTCGCATATGATCCCCGGCGATCCGGCGCGTCTGCTGGCAGGCGATCGTGCCAGCAATGAAATGGTCGATCATATTCGTCAGCAACTGGGGCTGGATCAACCGCTGTATGTGCAGTTTTTCCGCTACGTCAGTGATTTGCTGCACGGCGACCTTGGGACCTCGATCCGTACCGGCCGTCCGGTGCTGGAAGACCTGAAAGCCTTTTTCCCGGCGACCTTAGAACTGGCGTTTACCGCGCTTTTTCTGGCGATCGTGCTGGGTATTCCGCTCGGCGTATTGTCAGCGGTCTATCAGAATAAATTCCCCGATCATCTGGTGCGTCTGCTTTCCGTGCTGGGGATTTCCACTCCGGCGTTCTGGCTGGGGCTGGGTGTCATCATTTTGTTTTACGGCCATCTGAACCTGCTGCCGGGCGGCGGGAGACTGGATGACTGGCTGGATCCGCCCGCCAATATCACCGGTTTTTACGTGCTTGATTCCTTACTGACTGGCAACTGGGAGACCTTCTGGAACAGCCTGCAACATCTGGCGATGCCTGCGCTAACGCTGGCGTTCGTACATATGGGGATTGTGGCGCGACAGATTCGTTCGGCGATGCTCGAACAGCTAAACGAAGATTACATCCGCACGGCGCGCGCTAACGGTTTATCGCGCTGGCGGGTGATCCTTAGTCATGCGCTCCCCAATGCGCTGATCCCGTCGGTAACGGTGCTCGGGCTGGCGATGGGCGATTTACTTTACGGCGCGGTGCTTACAGAAACAGTGTTCGCCTGGCCAGGTATGGGGGCGTACGTAGTTAACTCGATTCAGGCGCTGGATTTCCCGGCGGTGATGGGTTTTGCGGTGGTGGTGTCGTTCGCTTACGTCATCGTCAATTTGTGCGTGGATTTACTGTATGTGTGGATCGACCCACGCATTGGCCGGGAGGGGTGA
- the ddpX gene encoding D-alanyl-D-alanine dipeptidase has translation MNTKTPDVPLTDLSQALPDAVIDLKYATADNLTGHSIYRESRCLLHPDAAAALVRCNTVAKLAGFRLKIYDAYRPQAAQACLWAAFPNPDYVVDIRLGSHHSRGVAVDLTLLDERGEVLDMGAGFDEMTEVSHPFYPDLPPHIQRNRLLLNAVMAAGGYKGITSEWWHFELPDAKTYPLLEERFGCYPPINAA, from the coding sequence ATGAACACGAAAACACCTGACGTACCCCTTACAGATTTGTCGCAGGCGCTGCCCGATGCGGTGATCGACCTGAAATATGCCACGGCAGATAACCTGACCGGTCATTCGATTTATCGTGAGTCACGCTGCCTGTTACATCCGGACGCCGCCGCTGCACTGGTTCGCTGCAACACCGTGGCAAAGCTGGCAGGATTTCGCTTGAAAATTTACGACGCTTACCGGCCCCAGGCGGCGCAGGCCTGTCTGTGGGCGGCGTTTCCCAACCCGGATTATGTGGTGGATATCAGGCTTGGCTCACACCACAGCCGGGGTGTGGCGGTGGATCTGACGCTGCTTGATGAGCGTGGCGAGGTGCTGGATATGGGCGCGGGCTTTGATGAAATGACCGAAGTGTCGCATCCGTTTTATCCGGATTTACCGCCACACATTCAGCGTAACCGACTTTTGCTCAATGCCGTGATGGCAGCGGGTGGCTACAAGGGCATCACCAGCGAGTGGTGGCACTTTGAATTACCGGATGCCAAAACGTATCCGTTGTTGGAAGAGCGGTTTGGCTGCTATCCGCCAATCAACGCCGCCTGA
- a CDS encoding ATP-binding cassette domain-containing protein, translating to MIAEHLVELQDVRVRFPATVNWRGKPTGYVHALNGVDLNIIRGETLGIVGESGCGKSTLAQLLMGLQKPSSGEIHRARHDNSWFGSGMQMVFQDPQSSLDPRLPIWRIITEPVFVQKHNSSRERRELAATLAGQVGIREEYLDRLPHEFSGGQRQRISIARALSSGPDIIVLDEPTSALDISVQAQILNLLVELQRQRNLTFVLISHNVSVVRHMSDRVAVMYLGQIVELGAAEKVLTDPQHPYTRLLLDSVPRAGRALDDGVVDKKGELPGNRNLPKGCYFRERCPLAGDGCQMPQDLARAAGGGVARCHRVHVAERA from the coding sequence ATGATTGCCGAACACTTAGTTGAACTTCAGGATGTGCGCGTGCGGTTCCCTGCGACTGTCAACTGGCGCGGCAAACCGACCGGCTACGTCCATGCGCTGAACGGTGTAGATCTCAACATTATTCGCGGCGAAACCCTGGGGATCGTCGGCGAATCCGGCTGCGGAAAAAGCACGCTGGCGCAGTTACTGATGGGCCTGCAAAAGCCGAGCAGCGGTGAGATCCACCGTGCCCGTCACGATAACTCCTGGTTTGGTTCGGGTATGCAGATGGTGTTTCAGGATCCGCAATCCTCACTCGATCCGCGTCTGCCGATCTGGCGTATTATCACCGAGCCGGTGTTCGTGCAAAAACACAACAGCAGCCGTGAACGTCGCGAATTAGCCGCCACGCTGGCCGGGCAGGTCGGCATCCGCGAAGAGTACTTAGACCGCCTGCCGCACGAATTTTCCGGGGGGCAGCGTCAGCGCATTTCTATCGCCCGCGCGCTGTCCTCCGGGCCGGATATTATCGTCCTCGATGAACCGACATCGGCGCTGGATATTTCCGTACAGGCGCAGATCCTCAATCTGCTGGTCGAGCTGCAACGCCAGCGCAATCTGACGTTTGTGCTGATATCGCACAACGTCTCGGTGGTGCGTCACATGAGTGACCGCGTGGCGGTGATGTATCTTGGTCAGATCGTCGAGCTCGGCGCGGCTGAAAAAGTGCTGACCGATCCCCAACATCCGTACACCCGCCTGCTGCTCGATTCCGTACCCCGTGCGGGGCGGGCGCTGGATGACGGGGTTGTCGATAAAAAGGGAGAGTTACCGGGTAACCGGAATTTGCCGAAAGGCTGTTATTTTCGGGAACGGTGCCCGCTGGCGGGAGACGGGTGTCAGATGCCGCAGGATCTGGCTCGCGCGGCGGGAGGGGGCGTCGCGAGGTGTCATAGGGTACATGTGGCTGAGCGGGCATAA
- a CDS encoding D,D-dipeptide ABC transporter permease: MNNHRADIVAPDVRPRFASWRRTFHLLSRSPLTMLGLAIMLIVLFIMIFSPWLVPHDPNAISLTARLQAPSAGHWFGTDEVGRDLFSRVLIGSQQSVAAGLAVVIISGSIGSLLGCFSGVVGGLVDALIMRCMDIMLSVPSLVLTMALAAALGPSLFNAMLAIAVVRIPFYVRLARGQTLMLRHQAYMQATRTFGASRWHLITWHVLRNVMPPLVVQASLDIGTSILMAATLGFIGLGAQQPTAEWGAMVSNGRNYILDQWWYSAFPGMAILITATGFNLFGDGLRDLLDPKSRGR, encoded by the coding sequence GTGAACAATCACCGTGCCGATATTGTGGCACCGGATGTCAGACCGCGCTTCGCCAGCTGGCGGCGCACATTTCATCTGCTAAGTCGCAGCCCGCTGACCATGCTGGGTTTGGCGATCATGCTGATTGTGCTGTTTATCATGATTTTCTCTCCGTGGCTGGTGCCGCACGATCCAAACGCCATCAGCCTGACCGCCCGTTTACAGGCTCCTTCCGCCGGACACTGGTTTGGCACCGATGAAGTCGGACGCGATTTATTCAGCCGGGTGCTCATCGGCAGCCAGCAGTCGGTGGCCGCCGGGCTGGCGGTGGTGATTATTTCAGGCAGCATCGGTTCACTGCTCGGCTGCTTCTCCGGCGTGGTGGGGGGGCTGGTTGATGCGCTGATCATGCGTTGTATGGATATCATGTTGTCGGTGCCCTCGCTGGTGCTGACCATGGCGCTGGCCGCTGCACTCGGTCCGAGTTTGTTCAACGCGATGCTGGCGATTGCCGTAGTGCGCATTCCGTTTTACGTCCGGCTGGCGCGCGGGCAAACGCTGATGCTGCGTCATCAGGCCTATATGCAGGCGACGCGTACCTTTGGCGCGTCGCGCTGGCATCTCATCACCTGGCACGTCTTGCGTAACGTGATGCCGCCGCTGGTGGTGCAGGCGTCGCTGGACATCGGCACATCGATTCTGATGGCCGCCACGCTGGGCTTTATCGGCCTGGGGGCGCAACAACCGACCGCAGAGTGGGGCGCGATGGTTTCTAATGGCCGCAACTATATTCTTGACCAGTGGTGGTATTCGGCATTTCCCGGCATGGCAATTCTGATTACGGCCACCGGTTTCAACCTGTTCGGCGATGGTCTGCGCGACCTGCTGGATCCGAAAAGCAGAGGGCGCTGA
- a CDS encoding ABC transporter substrate-binding protein, translating into MTNTAISTFSTATKTRIAGAIFLAVSGLSVSAQAAVPKDMLVIGKAADPQTLDPAVTIDNNDWTVTYPAYQRLVQYKTEGGKGSTQVEGDLAASWTASPDQLVWTFKLKPGAKFDDGSDVNADAVKWSFERLMKIGQGPSEAFPKDLTVTVVDPMTVTFTLKTPFAPFLYTLANDGAGIVNPAIAKANPADEGKAWLAGHTAGSGPYKLERWQKGQQLVLVPNPHYSGAKPAFKRVTVKIIGESATRRLQLSRGDLDIADSLPMDQLAALKKEDNVAVEEFPSLRVTYLYLNNAKTPLNQVDLRRAISSAVDYQGMVKGIMGGNAKQMRGPIPDGMWGFDPTAKQYTLDMTQAKADLAKVKEKPQTLDFLYSDNDPNWESIALAVQASLGQAGINVRLEKLANATMRDRIGQGDYDISIGNWSPDFADPYMFMNYWFESDKKGLPGNRSFYSNPDVDALLKKAVSVTDQKPRTDYYQQAQKIVIDEAAYVYLFQKNYQVAMNKDVKGFVFNPMLEQVFNVGQMSKQ; encoded by the coding sequence ATGACTAACACAGCAATCAGCACGTTCAGCACGGCCACAAAAACGCGGATCGCCGGTGCCATTTTTCTCGCTGTATCAGGATTAAGCGTCTCAGCGCAGGCGGCGGTACCGAAAGACATGTTGGTGATCGGTAAAGCCGCGGATCCGCAAACGCTGGATCCGGCGGTGACTATCGACAACAACGACTGGACGGTTACTTACCCGGCCTATCAGCGGCTCGTCCAGTATAAAACGGAGGGGGGCAAAGGATCGACGCAGGTGGAAGGGGATCTGGCCGCCAGCTGGACCGCTTCGCCAGACCAGCTGGTCTGGACGTTCAAACTCAAGCCTGGTGCGAAATTTGATGACGGCAGTGACGTTAACGCCGATGCGGTGAAATGGTCGTTTGAGCGCCTGATGAAAATTGGTCAGGGCCCGTCGGAAGCCTTCCCGAAAGACCTGACCGTCACGGTAGTCGATCCGATGACCGTCACCTTCACGCTGAAAACCCCGTTCGCGCCATTCCTCTATACGCTGGCCAATGACGGCGCGGGCATTGTCAATCCGGCCATCGCTAAAGCCAATCCTGCTGATGAGGGAAAAGCCTGGCTGGCGGGACATACCGCCGGTTCCGGCCCTTACAAGCTGGAGCGCTGGCAGAAAGGACAGCAACTGGTGCTGGTGCCGAACCCGCATTACAGCGGTGCGAAACCGGCCTTCAAACGCGTGACAGTGAAAATTATCGGCGAGAGTGCCACCCGCCGCCTGCAGCTGTCGCGTGGTGATCTGGATATCGCTGACTCACTGCCAATGGATCAGCTGGCGGCACTGAAGAAAGAAGACAACGTCGCCGTTGAAGAATTTCCGTCATTGCGCGTGACCTATCTGTATCTCAATAACGCCAAAACACCGCTCAATCAGGTGGATCTGCGCCGTGCGATTTCCTCAGCAGTGGATTATCAGGGCATGGTCAAAGGCATCATGGGCGGTAACGCCAAACAGATGCGCGGACCGATCCCGGATGGCATGTGGGGTTTCGACCCGACGGCGAAGCAGTACACCCTCGATATGACGCAGGCCAAAGCCGATCTGGCAAAAGTGAAAGAGAAACCGCAAACGCTGGACTTCCTCTATTCGGATAACGATCCAAACTGGGAATCGATCGCGCTTGCGGTGCAGGCGAGCCTCGGGCAGGCCGGGATCAACGTCAGGCTGGAAAAATTGGCTAACGCCACCATGCGCGACCGCATCGGACAGGGCGATTACGACATCTCCATTGGTAACTGGAGCCCCGATTTCGCCGACCCGTACATGTTTATGAACTACTGGTTCGAATCCGACAAAAAAGGGCTGCCGGGCAACCGTTCCTTCTATTCCAATCCTGACGTCGATGCGTTGCTGAAAAAAGCGGTGTCGGTGACCGATCAGAAGCCGCGCACGGATTATTACCAGCAGGCGCAGAAAATTGTCATCGACGAAGCGGCCTACGTTTATCTGTTCCAGAAAAACTATCAGGTAGCGATGAACAAAGACGTTAAAGGCTTTGTTTTCAACCCGATGCTGGAGCAGGTGTTCAACGTAGGTCAGATGAGCAAGCAATAG
- a CDS encoding DUF1932 domain-containing protein, whose amino-acid sequence MNNVTRVALIGLGEVGTILATDLKKQDPSLDIIAFDKQTGSDILSERAHVAGIRLEATLQDAVEGSQIIFSAVTAAESLNVARDVARHISANQTFLDLNSVSPNTKRSAMAAIEQAGGAYIDVAVMAPCPPARLKTPILLGGTHAYAVSEWLNSQGFRSQVHSNVVGEASAIKMCRSVMIKGLEALTAECLAAARQYGVEQEVLASLHASFPSLGWDGEFPHYLISRIAEHGKRRAEEMREVVKTLEDVGVAGDMSRGTVLTQQGLVDALTAEGIGYRDLEPFDWKQMVDLLHRR is encoded by the coding sequence ATGAATAACGTTACGCGCGTCGCCCTGATTGGCCTTGGCGAAGTCGGCACTATTTTGGCCACCGATTTGAAAAAGCAGGATCCTTCACTGGATATCATCGCGTTCGATAAGCAAACCGGTTCTGACATTCTTTCAGAACGCGCTCATGTGGCGGGGATCCGTCTGGAAGCAACACTGCAAGACGCCGTTGAAGGCAGCCAGATCATTTTCTCTGCCGTCACCGCCGCCGAATCTCTGAACGTCGCCCGCGACGTCGCACGGCATATTTCGGCGAATCAAACCTTTCTTGATTTGAACTCGGTCTCGCCAAACACCAAACGCAGCGCGATGGCCGCTATCGAACAGGCCGGCGGCGCATATATAGACGTCGCCGTGATGGCTCCCTGTCCGCCCGCACGCCTGAAAACCCCGATACTGCTCGGCGGCACGCACGCTTACGCAGTCAGCGAATGGCTTAACAGCCAGGGGTTCCGCAGTCAGGTACACAGCAACGTGGTCGGCGAAGCGTCGGCAATCAAGATGTGTCGCAGCGTGATGATCAAAGGGCTGGAAGCCCTAACCGCCGAATGCCTCGCCGCCGCGCGGCAATACGGCGTCGAACAGGAAGTGCTTGCCTCTTTGCACGCCAGCTTCCCCTCACTGGGCTGGGACGGTGAATTTCCGCATTATCTCATCAGCCGGATAGCGGAACACGGCAAGCGTCGGGCGGAGGAAATGCGGGAAGTGGTGAAAACATTGGAAGATGTCGGCGTCGCCGGAGACATGAGCCGCGGGACAGTACTGACCCAGCAAGGGCTGGTGGATGCACTGACAGCGGAGGGGATCGGGTACAGGGACCTTGAGCCGTTTGACTGGAAGCAGATGGTGGATTTATTGCATCGTCGGTGA
- a CDS encoding ATP-binding cassette domain-containing protein, with product MTEQRTAPVLEIDKLQLVFPVYGGEVKALNQVSLAVSAGEIVGVVGESGSGKSVTAMMAMRLLPPDGFIVTGGELHMLGTDVVRASEEEMRSLRGARVAMIFQEPMNALNPTRKIGRQMCEVICLHQKVSRAQAWKKAIGLLDDMQIADAEQVMSRYPFELSGGMRQRVLIAMAFSCEPELIIADEPTTALDVTVQRQVLRLLQRKARASGTAVLFITHDMAVVSQLCDRVYVMYAGHVIESGKTADVIDTPSHPYSIGLLQAAPENGTPRSLLKAIPGTVPNLAKLPQGCAFRGRCQHADDRCFITPELAVQAEFPQQSVACWHPQRFANPTRIPHIEELS from the coding sequence ATGACTGAACAACGCACCGCGCCGGTGCTGGAAATCGACAAACTGCAACTGGTCTTTCCCGTTTACGGCGGCGAAGTGAAAGCGCTGAATCAGGTTTCGCTGGCGGTCAGCGCCGGAGAAATTGTGGGCGTGGTAGGGGAATCTGGCTCCGGGAAATCGGTCACCGCGATGATGGCGATGCGCCTGCTGCCACCGGACGGTTTTATCGTCACTGGCGGCGAACTCCACATGCTCGGCACCGACGTGGTGCGCGCCAGCGAAGAGGAAATGCGAAGCCTGCGCGGCGCGCGCGTGGCGATGATTTTTCAGGAGCCAATGAACGCGCTAAACCCGACGCGTAAAATAGGCCGACAGATGTGTGAAGTGATTTGTCTGCATCAAAAAGTCAGCCGTGCGCAGGCGTGGAAAAAAGCGATCGGCTTGCTCGATGACATGCAGATCGCCGACGCGGAACAGGTCATGTCGCGCTATCCGTTTGAGCTTTCCGGCGGGATGCGTCAGCGCGTGCTGATCGCTATGGCATTTTCCTGCGAACCGGAGTTGATCATCGCCGATGAACCGACCACCGCGCTGGACGTTACGGTGCAGCGTCAGGTCTTACGGTTGTTGCAGCGTAAAGCCCGTGCCAGCGGCACTGCGGTGTTGTTTATCACGCACGACATGGCGGTGGTTTCTCAGCTGTGCGACCGGGTTTACGTGATGTACGCCGGGCATGTGATTGAAAGCGGCAAAACGGCAGACGTGATTGACACGCCGTCGCACCCGTATTCCATCGGATTATTGCAGGCTGCGCCGGAAAACGGCACGCCGCGCAGTCTGCTCAAAGCCATTCCCGGCACAGTGCCGAACCTGGCCAAACTGCCTCAGGGCTGCGCCTTTCGCGGGCGCTGTCAGCACGCCGACGACCGTTGTTTTATCACGCCTGAACTCGCTGTGCAGGCCGAATTTCCGCAGCAATCGGTCGCCTGCTGGCATCCGCAACGTTTTGCTAATCCGACACGAATCCCACATATTGAGGAGCTCTCCTGA
- a CDS encoding MurR/RpiR family transcriptional regulator, whose amino-acid sequence MQPAQDVIEQIEASFAGQTPTGKRIASYLLANLAQIPFETADSIARSAATSGISVGRYLRSLGYRNLDDFKQTLRQQSGAAYQPWVVTDRLGAYRERSKQPRQEKLEQSLTLELDAIHHVYQLAQTDSFAQVSRRLAQADAVFILGIQSVRGIANNFSSYLEYLRPKVYFADGLSGTYVESLNCEFASPYLVVTDTRAYSKLAQTYCEAACERGLNVALITDIYCPWARDYPVDLLQVKTDTGQFWDSMAPLSCLFNLLCSSVLELRGNDVEERLAKNRILQKQLGQFES is encoded by the coding sequence ATGCAGCCAGCGCAGGATGTGATTGAACAAATCGAAGCCTCGTTTGCCGGACAGACGCCGACGGGGAAACGCATTGCCAGTTATTTGCTGGCAAATCTGGCGCAAATCCCGTTTGAAACAGCCGACAGCATCGCACGCAGCGCGGCGACTAGCGGGATCTCGGTGGGACGTTATTTGCGCAGTCTCGGGTATCGTAATCTGGATGATTTCAAGCAAACACTGCGCCAGCAAAGCGGGGCCGCCTACCAGCCGTGGGTGGTCACTGACCGCCTTGGGGCTTACCGTGAACGCAGCAAACAACCGCGACAGGAAAAGCTTGAGCAGTCGCTGACGCTCGAACTCGACGCCATCCATCACGTCTATCAGTTGGCACAGACCGACAGTTTTGCACAGGTCAGCCGCCGTCTGGCGCAGGCTGACGCGGTATTTATTCTCGGCATCCAGTCGGTGCGCGGGATCGCCAATAACTTCTCCAGCTATCTCGAGTATCTGCGACCGAAAGTGTATTTCGCCGACGGACTTTCCGGCACCTATGTCGAGTCACTGAATTGTGAATTCGCCAGCCCCTATCTGGTGGTCACCGACACCCGCGCGTATTCGAAGCTGGCGCAAACCTATTGTGAAGCAGCCTGCGAACGGGGGCTGAACGTCGCGCTGATCACTGACATTTATTGTCCCTGGGCGCGCGATTACCCGGTGGATTTGTTGCAGGTCAAAACTGACACCGGCCAGTTCTGGGATTCGATGGCGCCGCTCAGTTGCCTGTTCAATCTCCTGTGTTCTTCGGTGCTTGAGCTGCGGGGGAATGATGTCGAAGAAAGGCTGGCGAAGAACCGGATTTTGCAGAAACAGCTCGGGCAATTTGAATCCTAA